The window gacatgaatatatatactcctactttttctttacatttattGCTTTTTATTAGCCAAACATGATTTTGTAGGTTTTCAAGTTTTCATCTATGAAAACCATGTACTTGCGGTTTTTGGATTTCCATTTAATTCTCTTATTTCTTTAATatctatttacatttttttttaatagttttagtATGTTAATCTACTATACACAAAGTTGAACGTGTTACTAATTTGTGGTATACTTAATAGCAAGATGCCAAGATTCACCCAATGGCCAATGGCCAATGGTAGTAGGTTAGTGCTAGACTAGATCATCTAGGCAGTTTGGTTCACATATGAAGTATAAATTGACCCAATTAATGAGCATGTatatttgtgttaattgtcactGCCCATGAGTTAATTATTACAGCTCATCTAGCAATCGCACCTTTTTATAATAGTCTACTAATTAGTAGGATAAATTTGAGAAGtttcagaaaaataataattaagtataAGATTCACTGCGAATGTTCAGGTAAATTCAGTATCTTGATCTCGTTTATTTAATTTCGtgattctattttcttttaattttccgTGATTATACGTTATTTTGTAAGGTTGCCAActaaacctatttttttttttcactaatacctagtttaaaaaatttatatgattttatcttattttcaagtAAAGCCAAACCCattttaatatctaaaaaaaattaacaaactcGATTCCGATTTTATAGGCTTCTTTTGctgcctctatatatatataacgagaGGTAGTTCTAGAAACATATCAACTCatgtagaaaaaaaacaaacttttctctGAGACTTCCATAGCTATACCGACTCCAAAAGCCAAGTGATGGGGAACCAATTTCAGTTGCATAGACGAAAAAAGATCAGAGTCAATGGTTTCGTCATTGATGCTTCTAACATCACGTTAGCAAAGTGGATTTTTCAGACGTATCCAGAGACTACAGATAATGTTAAAGTGCAAAACCAAAGTCTCAGGAATACATACATGAACCTCCTCTGCCGCACCATCGGGATACTTTACCACACGCCTCTTGGTTATCTCACCGAAGCTGAATTGACCAAAGCCTCTAAGGATTTGCATGATCTGACACAAGTCGGTTTTAAACTCGACTGGTTGCATTCTAAGTTTGACAAGGTCTCCTCGGAGAAGAAGACTTCTGAAGAACGGATCGTGGAACTCAAATTAGAGGTCAAGAAACTGGTGATGACCATGTCTGATCTCAAAGTTGAGAGGAAAAACgagaaaaagaaattgaagaagcAACCAAGCTGGATACACTTGGCCTAaaccttttaattttcttcgatactttaatttattattcAGATAATACAACAACTTTTTTAGGGTTATCTaatctttcgttttcttttttatttattttattattaggattgttttctagttttttttattcgaGTTTTTAATGTCTTGCCAGACACGGTTTAACTAGGGCTCTCTTGGCTTGGTTTTGTTCATAGTTCTTAAATCATAATCATACAGATATACTCGTATAATTGGAGTATTAATGGGCTAAAAATGGGCCAGCGTAAAAGTATTTTtgctaaataattttttgaagaCACTTATTAAAGAAAGATGGGAAAGATAGAAGTTTGGTTTTAGAAATAAGAAACCGAATATTCTTTTATTCCTCACACACAGATAGGAACACACCTGAATGGtgcatcacacacacacacactcaacACAAACATGACGAAATTAAAGACAACAAAGTAAACAAGGAAACATAGACAAAAAGAGAGATAGTAAGGTagtgaaataataataatctgcTGATTCCGAGGGGAACCGAAGCTTGCCAAAGGATCGAAGTTGCCCAAACGAGGGATAATAAAAGACACATCAAGCTTGTCTTCATCAACCTTC is drawn from Camelina sativa cultivar DH55 chromosome 8, Cs, whole genome shotgun sequence and contains these coding sequences:
- the LOC109125987 gene encoding MATH domain and coiled-coil domain-containing protein At2g42465-like, which encodes MGNQFQLHRRKKIRVNGFVIDASNITLAKWIFQTYPETTDNVKVQNQSLRNTYMNLLCRTIGILYHTPLGYLTEAELTKASKDLHDLTQVGFKLDWLHSKFDKVSSEKKTSEERIVELKLEVKKLVMTMSDLKVERKNEKKKLKKQPSWIHLA
- the LOC109126013 gene encoding uncharacterized protein LOC109126013, with the translated sequence MILIDIIIIIVYMVMMMMMMRIVYEWSDEDCMKVDEDKLDVSFIIPRLGNFDPLASFGSPRNQQIIIISLPYYLSFCLCFLVYFVVFNFVMFVLSVCVCDAPFRCVPICV